The following is a genomic window from Bacteroidia bacterium.
TGCGCACCGTCCGGGCATTTGCCAGAGAAGACGAACTGGACATGGACTCTGAGGTGATGCGCCACCGCCAGCGTTCCTTCATGCCCTACATCGCACCCGGATTTAGTGGAAATGACATGATCCTCTATTATGTGCGTGAATATTTTCCCGATCCCAAAGATTTTTCCGAATTGGTTTACTTTAGCCAATTGACCCAGAAAGAAGCGCTCAAAACCGGCACGGAAGCCCACCGACGAAATAAACCTTATACCATGGGCTCGCTCTATTGGCAGATTGATGACTGCTGGCCGACCATGTCCTGGGCAAGTATGGATTATTTCGGCAGGTGGAAAGCCAGTCATTACGCAGTAAAAAAATCGTATGAAGAAGTAATTGTTTCTCCCACAGTTGATGATGGAAAGGTACGGGTCTATGTGGTTTCTGACCGAATGACGCCCGTAACCGCGCAAATAGAAATTAAACTGATGGACTTTTATGGGAAAATTTTATTCTCTCAGAATATCCCCGTGGAAGTATATGCTAATTCCAGCCGGTATTTTTTTGAAAAACCGCTGGAATCAATGATACAGCCGGGAATGGAAAAACGCCTCATGCTGGTAACAACCCTGCGTGAAAATGAATCAGTTCTGTCAGACAATATCCTGTATTTTGCACGCCCCAAGTCCCTGGATTTGCCAGAACCATCGCTCAAAACAACGGTTTCCGGGGAGAAAGGTAATTATACCGTAACCGTCACTTCGAATGCACTTGCCCTTGGCGTTCATCTGGATGTAACAGAACTGGAAGGTTTCTTCTCCGACAACTATTTTGATCTTTTACCCGGAGAAACTCGTACAGTCACTTTTACCCCCAAAACAAATGAAAAACCTCACTCGATGACCCTTACCACGCGCTCAGTGAGGAAAAGTGAATAATTTTTTAAATCTGTACCTATGACCGTTATCTACACTTCGTCCGCAGAAATCGAATCCCGGTTGCCGGAGATTTTGAATTCACCCTCCGACAATGGGGAAATCAAAATGCTGGTTGTCAGAAGAGCCTCCAACCATAGGGAAATCCGTAGGGAAGTTTTTTTCTCCCCCGAGGGCGGAATGGAAGGAGACCGTTGGGCAAAAGGAAAAAACAGCTATGATATGGAGCGTGGAGATCAACTTACGCTGATGAACAGCCGCATTCTGGAGTTGATTGCGGGCAATGACCCCGACCGGATGGCGCTTGCTGGCGACAATATTGTCGCAGATTTTGACCTGCGCGATGAAAATCTCGTTGCTGGACAACAATTGCAGGCAGGGGAAGTCGTGCTGGAAGTTACGGAAGTCCCACACAAAGGATGTGTAAAATTCTCCCAGCGCTTTGGACCCGAAGCATTGAAATTTATCAATACGCCCTCCAACCGCCATCTGCATCTCCGGGGCATTTATGTAAAGGTGGTTTCCCCTGGAATCATCCGCGTTGGGGATTCCATCCGGAAAATATCGTAGACACCCGGTCGATTCCCAACCAGGTGTCTTCCATACGTTGTTACAACCCCGCCAGAATCGCTTTTAACCGCTCCCAGGAAGCGTTTCTGGCAAGCTTGTTGTAATCATCCTCGCTAAGTGCAGGATCATCCCCTGTACGCATGTAGGCGTGGCCTGCACCTGGATAAATCACCGGCTCATAAAATTTTGATCCGGCTTTCATATTTTCTTTGGACGGATCGATTGTGCTATTTACCCGGTTGTCATTGCCGCCATAAAACCCATAAACCGGCGCTTTGATCCGCGCGTAGTCTTCCGCATTCTGCGGGCCTGTACCGTAAAAAACCAGAGCCGCTTTGATGTTTTCATTATTTGTAGCAAAACTGAAACATTGGCTTCCTCCCCAGCAAAAACCAATAGTTGCTGTTTTCCCATTCCCCGCCGAAAGCGAACGCGCATATAGTTCAACTGCCTGAAGATCTGCAGTTACCTGCTCGGGCTTTAACTCGTAGATTGCCTTACGGGCATCATCTGCATTGGCAAAGTCATCGGTCTTTCCCCCGTCGGGTCCTGCTCCTGATAGCATGTCGGGAGCAATGGCAATATATCCTGCCTCTGCAATCTGATCTGCAAAACTTCTTGCCCATTCATTCAACCCGCGGTTTTCATGTATGACAATGATTACCGGAACATTTTCAGATACCTCCGGATATACCAGAAAACATTGAACAATCCGATCTCCGTATTTCACCTCTACCCACTCCTGATGACGGGGAGATTTTTCCAGTTGAGCCAAAGCGTAATCCTGCGCCCAAAGGCCAAAAGAAATACCAACAAGTATAACAAGTAATAAAGTACTTTTCATAATAAGTAGTTTGTGTTTATTCGTATGTAACGTTCTCACTGGGTTTATAGCCGATTCTGTGTGCCTGAACGACCAGTTTTTCTCCGGGTCTCAGGGATAAGGGTTCCTGATAAACCATCCAATGCTCTCCTTGTTCAGCATTACCTCCAAGAATCTGATATCCGATGGATGCGCCTTCTGTGGCACAGGTAATCGATACCTTACCCTCTGCTGCGACAAATTCGGGTTTTGCGGTCTCCGGCTGAATCTGCCCCGGCCAAATGGTTTCTAAAAATTCTGGCTCCGGCAAAAGGCCTCTGTCCTGAATCGCCGTCATCCAGCGGTCGCACTCTTCGCGGAGTTCGAGGAGTTTTTCCTGATACTGGGGAAGTTCTGCGAGGTTGTGTAATTCGTGCGGGTCATTGATACAGTCAAATAGCTCTTCTTTGGGTTTGGAATCCCTAAACCACTGAGCCTGATATTCGTTTAGTTCGCCCGCGTCGCGCATTCGCAGCAATTCCTGCATGATGGGCATTTGTTCGCGGTAACGTACTTTCAGGTAATAACCCTGTTCGGGGCGATAGTTGCGGAGATATTTGAACTGATGGTCGCGTACGGCGCGGATCATATCGTATTCGGAGTCAAATCGATCACCGCCTCCATGAATATATTTTCTTTGGGGGCTGGTGGCATATCTGCCGAGGAAAGCTCTCCCGTCTACATAAGCCGGCGGTTCTATGCCAGCAAGAGACAGGATGGTAGGTTTGAAATCTACAAAACTGACGAGCTGATCATCGATTTCTCCTGCATTTCTTTGGTCAGGAAATCGAATAATCAGGGGTAAATGTAATCCTGAATCATAACACAATCTTTTCATTCTCGGTAAAGGCCCGCCATGGTCTGCATACCAGAAAATAATGGTGCTGTCCAGCAGATTATCTTCTTTCAGTTGCCGGATGATTTCGCCTACCTGTGCATCCATTTCCTTTATGTTGGAGTACATTCTGCGAATGTCTTTTCTGCCGATCTCATTATCAGGAAGATACGGTGGCACGGGGACGTCGAGATCTTCATCCACCCAGAGAGAATCTTCCGCTTTAGTCCAGATTCGCGATTCGTGGGTGACCTCAAAGTTGAAAATAGCAAAAAATGGCTGCCCCGGTGCGCGGTTGCGCCAATGTGCATTTTTACTGCTTTCGTCCCATGCAGTTACTGGCTTTTTCCATTGGTAATCTTCCTTTGCATTGTTGGTACAGTAGTAACCTGCCATTCGGAGGTGTTCGCCGTGCATTCTCACTTCCGGGGGAATAACCGCTTCGTAAGGTTTAAGGCCCGGGGCAAAATAGGCGGGATTTCCGCCCGTGCGCATGTGCATGCTGCCAATATGCGAGGGATACATCCCTGTAGCAATGGCCGACCGGCTGGGGGCGCAAACTCCTGAAGGCGAATATACCTGCGTATAGCGGATGCCTTCAGCCGCAAGCCAGCTAAGTGTGGGAGTTTCTACCGTCGAATCGCCAAATGACGGAATATAAGGCCCCAGGTCTTCAGCTACCAGCCAGATGATATTCGGGCGGAAAGGCAACTCGCGGTAAGGTTGCTCATCCTTTTCCGGAGAGGGCTTCGGATCACAGGCTGTGAGTATGACCACACAGGCCAGCAAGAGGAAAGGAAACTTCATAGTAGTAGAGATAATAATGAGGGTTTTACTACTGCAAAATAGGGTTTCCTTTGTAAGAAAAAAAGCGTTTACCGCTTACTCCATCCGTATCGCCTCCACCGGATTGGCTGACGCTGCGCGAAGTGCCTGAAACAGGATCGTCAGCCAGGCGACCGCAACTGATATGCCTCCCGCTGCTAAAAATACGCCTATTCCCATGTCCGTGCGATACGCATATCCCGACAACCAATAGCTAAGCAACAGCCACCCGGCAATCGTTGAGATAACAAATGCTAGCCCAACCAGCAGAACAAATGACCGCGACATGAGCATGACAAGATTCGGAACTGACGCACCCAACA
Proteins encoded in this region:
- a CDS encoding MOSC domain-containing protein, whose product is MTVIYTSSAEIESRLPEILNSPSDNGEIKMLVVRRASNHREIRREVFFSPEGGMEGDRWAKGKNSYDMERGDQLTLMNSRILELIAGNDPDRMALAGDNIVADFDLRDENLVAGQQLQAGEVVLEVTEVPHKGCVKFSQRFGPEALKFINTPSNRHLHLRGIYVKVVSPGIIRVGDSIRKIS
- a CDS encoding dienelactone hydrolase family protein, with the translated sequence MKSTLLLVILVGISFGLWAQDYALAQLEKSPRHQEWVEVKYGDRIVQCFLVYPEVSENVPVIIVIHENRGLNEWARSFADQIAEAGYIAIAPDMLSGAGPDGGKTDDFANADDARKAIYELKPEQVTADLQAVELYARSLSAGNGKTATIGFCWGGSQCFSFATNNENIKAALVFYGTGPQNAEDYARIKAPVYGFYGGNDNRVNSTIDPSKENMKAGSKFYEPVIYPGAGHAYMRTGDDPALSEDDYNKLARNASWERLKAILAGL
- a CDS encoding sulfatase, encoding MKFPFLLLACVVILTACDPKPSPEKDEQPYRELPFRPNIIWLVAEDLGPYIPSFGDSTVETPTLSWLAAEGIRYTQVYSPSGVCAPSRSAIATGMYPSHIGSMHMRTGGNPAYFAPGLKPYEAVIPPEVRMHGEHLRMAGYYCTNNAKEDYQWKKPVTAWDESSKNAHWRNRAPGQPFFAIFNFEVTHESRIWTKAEDSLWVDEDLDVPVPPYLPDNEIGRKDIRRMYSNIKEMDAQVGEIIRQLKEDNLLDSTIIFWYADHGGPLPRMKRLCYDSGLHLPLIIRFPDQRNAGEIDDQLVSFVDFKPTILSLAGIEPPAYVDGRAFLGRYATSPQRKYIHGGGDRFDSEYDMIRAVRDHQFKYLRNYRPEQGYYLKVRYREQMPIMQELLRMRDAGELNEYQAQWFRDSKPKEELFDCINDPHELHNLAELPQYQEKLLELREECDRWMTAIQDRGLLPEPEFLETIWPGQIQPETAKPEFVAAEGKVSITCATEGASIGYQILGGNAEQGEHWMVYQEPLSLRPGEKLVVQAHRIGYKPSENVTYE